In one window of Solanum pennellii chromosome 2, SPENNV200 DNA:
- the LOC107010158 gene encoding paired amphipathic helix protein Sin3-like 1 yields the protein MARLREDVSGGKERFRRRINYSRRESRRSSQVVENGLGSRIAGRGLTFLRPCNPNLRTEEALSYLKEVKDTFQGKVKYKMFLDIMKQFKAQRIDTVTVIARVKDLFKGYPRLITGFNTFLPEGYTITPNQEDKPRVEFGEAVNFVNKIKTRFQNDDQVYRYFLDILNVYRKEQKEIDEVYREVAILFNGHPDLLDEFTRFLPDTNYKEDLSKQQHTGKINSFGEFEDTLKSSCSKGFIFCERVKERLQSPADYLKFLTCLHIYGTETIARNKLQSLVAEILGKYPDLMEGFNEFLDLYDRVDTYTKGFTFCEEVKERLGSPVDYQTFLKCLHDYSREIITREQLHSLARPNVSTGFCGTNIF from the exons ATGGCCCGATTGAGAGAAGATGTATCTGGTGGTAAAGAGAGGTTTAGGCGGCGAATCAATTATTCTCGTAGAGAGTC GCGTCGTTCATCACAAGTTGTTGAAAATGGTTTGGGCAGCCGCATTGCTGGTAGAGGGCTAACTTTTCTTAGACCTTGTAACCCAAATCTTAGAACAGAGGAGGCTTTGTCTTATTTGAAGGAAGTTAAGGACACGTTTCAAGGCAAAGTGAAGTATAAAATGTTCCTTGATATTATGAAACAATTTAAGGCTCAAAG AATTGATACTGTTACTGTCATTGCAAGAGTGAAAGATTTGTTCAAAGGGTACCCTAGGTTGATCACGGGATTCAACACTTTCTTGCCCGAGGGATATACGATAACTCCCAATCAAGAAGATAAGCCTAGAGTTGAATTTGGAGAAGCTGTCAACTTTGTGAACAAAATAAAG ACACGATTCCAAAATGATGATCAAGTCTACAGATACTTCCTAGACATCTTGAACGTGTATAGGAAAGAGCAGAAGGAAATCGATGAGGTGTACCGAGAg GTTGCCATACTTTTCAATGGCCATCCAGATTTGTTAGATGAGTTTACTAGGTTCTTGCCAGATACCAACTACAAAGAGGATCTAAGCAAGCAGCAGCATACTGgtaaaattaattcttttggaGAGTTTGAAGATACCCTGAAAT CTTCGTGTAGCAAAGGGTTCATTTTCTGTGAAAGGGTAAAGGAAAGACTACAAAGTCCAGCTGATTATCTGAAATTCTTAACATGTCTCCATATTTACGGCACAGAAACGATCGCAAGGAACAAATTACAAAGTTTG GTTGCTGAAATACTTGGAAAATACCCTGATCTTATGGAGGGTTTCAATGAATTTCTGGATCTTTATGATCGAGTTG ATACATATACAAAAGGGTTCACTTTCTGTGAAGAGGTAAAGGAAAGACTAGGAAGTCCAGTTGATTATCAGACATTCTTGAAATGTCTTCATGATTACAGCAGAGAAATAATTACAAGGGAGCAGTTACATTCTTTG GCTAGACCTAATGTTTCTACAGGATTTTGTGGTACTAATATCTTTTAA
- the LOC107011152 gene encoding signal recognition particle 43 kDa protein, chloroplastic — translation MQSISSDYGDVHGHSKERAPPNLFPTSPMDALFVNSSLSRLKLKFSSQFPTFSPLPHHSYLPLKKLNLPLVFATLQNQQQQQAAAEEVAREEFEDYDADETYGEVNKIIGSRAIEGGKGMEYLIEWKDEHAPTWVPSNLIAQDVVAEYETPWWNAAKKPDESALRELIEAEDDRDVDAVDDDGRTALLFVSGLGSEPCVKLLAEAGADVNYRDRSGGLTALHMAAGYVKPGVAKLLIELGADPEVQDYRGQTPLSLARMVLNQTPKGNPMQFARRLGLENVIRVLEDAIFEYAQVEEILEKRGKGENVEYLVKWKDGEDNEWVKAWLISEDLVRDFEAGLEYAEAECILEKREGDDGKGEYLVKWTDIEEATWEPEENVDPLLIEDFEKGQQKVVS, via the coding sequence ATGCAATCAATCTCATCGGATTATGgagatgttcatggccattcaAAAGAAAGAGCGCCACCAAATCTCTTTCCCACTTCTCCAATGGATGCTCTCTTTGTCAATTCATCTCTCTCCAGACTCAAACTCAAATTCTCTTCTCAATTCCCTACCTTCTCTCCCCTGCCCCATCACTCTTATCTCCCACTTAAAAAACTTAATTTACCACTTGTATTTGCCACGCTTCAGAACCAACAGCAGCAACAAGCAGCAGCCGAAGAAGTAGCACGAGAAGAATTTGAAGATTACGATGCCGACGAAACGTATGGAGAAGTTAACAAAATCATTGGGAGTCGAGCAATTGAAGGTGGGAAAGGAATGGAGTATTTGATTGAGTGGAAAGATGAACATGCCCCTACCTGGGTTCCCTCTAATTTAATCGCACAAGATGTTGTCGCTGAGTATGAAACCCCTTGGTGGAACGCTGCGAAAAAGCCAGATGAATCGGCTCTTCGGGAACTTATTGAAGCTGAGGACGACAGAGATGTGGATGCTGTTGATGACGATGGACGAACGGCTTTGCTCTTTGTTTCGGGACTCGGGTCGGAGCCTTGCGTCAAGCTGCTCGCTGAAGCCGGCGCCGACGTCAATTACCGCGATAGGAGCGGCGGTTTGACGGCTCTGCATATGGCTGCAGGATATGTGAAGCCTGGAGTCGCTAAGCTGTTAATTGAGCTCGGCGCAGACCCCGAGGTGCAAGATTACAGAGGGCAGACGCCGCTGAGCTTAGCGAGGATGGTCTTGAATCAAACACCTAAAGGAAACCCAATGCAATTCGCGAGGAGATTGGGATTAGAGAATGTGATTAGGGTATTGGAGGATGCAATTTTTGAGTATGCACAAGTGGAGGAGATATTGGAGAAGAGAGGAAAAGGTGAAAATGTTGAGTATTTAGTGAAATGGAAGGATGGGGAGGATAATGAATGGGTTAAAGCATGGCTGATATCTGAGGATTTGGTGAGAGATTTTGAGGCTGGATTGGAATATGCAGAGGCAGAGTGCATCTTGGAGAAGAGAGAGGGTGACGATGGGAAAGGCGAGTACTTGGTTAAATGGACTGATATTGAGGAGGCTACTTGGGAACCCGAAGAAAATGTTGACCCCCTTCTGATAGaagattttgaaaagggtcAACAGAAAGTAGTAAGTTGA